One part of the Xylanimonas allomyrinae genome encodes these proteins:
- a CDS encoding ArsR/SmtB family transcription factor: MEAAACLFRGFSEPTRMSIVRHLALGEHRVVDLTRHLGLAQSTVSQHLACLRDCGLVESRAVGRASVFSLAHRDSTLALFAAAERLLALTGDAVALCPSYGSASHRTADNAAHAEADAPGDAHRSPEHETAGRESGGSRDTAPGAVRRAVHTKAAP; the protein is encoded by the coding sequence ATGGAGGCCGCGGCATGCCTGTTCCGCGGGTTCTCGGAGCCGACGCGGATGTCGATCGTCCGGCATCTCGCGCTGGGCGAGCACCGCGTGGTCGACCTGACCCGCCACCTGGGGCTGGCGCAGTCGACCGTCTCCCAGCACCTCGCCTGCCTGCGGGACTGCGGGCTGGTCGAGTCGCGCGCCGTCGGCCGGGCATCGGTCTTCTCGCTCGCGCACCGGGACTCGACGCTCGCCCTGTTCGCGGCGGCCGAACGACTGCTCGCCCTCACGGGCGACGCCGTCGCGCTGTGCCCGTCGTACGGGTCCGCGTCACACCGCACCGCCGACAACGCCGCGCACGCGGAGGCAGATGCCCCGGGGGACGCCCACCGCAGCCCCGAACACGAGACCGCTGGCCGGGAATCTGGCGGCTCGCGCGACACGGCCCCTGGCGCGGTCCGCCGTGCGGTTCACACCAAGGCCGCGCCGTGA
- a CDS encoding class F sortase: MGAAGLLDSMDTHRQQADLPRDLAGSPVRLEEGTEPSEEQVRQMQAVADDGARFEVPQVGLDVPLGALSEVDGQIVPPGFQSAYRVRNRGVPVEEAENGTVFVVMHSLRGRGQAPGDYLADRETGSSRVAPGDTVRVEDRVYAVTSSRLIDKADLPAADEVWTAEPGRLVIVTCMQRPDGAASLQNLVIFASLAA, encoded by the coding sequence GTGGGCGCGGCCGGCCTGCTCGACAGCATGGACACGCACAGGCAGCAGGCGGACCTTCCGCGTGACCTGGCCGGGAGCCCGGTGCGCCTCGAAGAGGGCACCGAGCCTTCGGAGGAGCAGGTGCGACAGATGCAGGCGGTTGCTGACGACGGCGCACGTTTCGAGGTCCCGCAAGTGGGCCTCGACGTGCCGCTCGGCGCGCTCTCCGAGGTGGACGGACAGATCGTGCCGCCCGGGTTCCAGTCTGCCTATCGCGTGCGCAACCGCGGCGTCCCTGTTGAGGAGGCCGAGAACGGCACCGTCTTCGTCGTGATGCACTCGCTGCGCGGGCGCGGTCAGGCCCCCGGCGACTATCTGGCGGACCGGGAGACTGGCAGCTCACGCGTCGCGCCTGGAGACACCGTCCGGGTCGAGGACCGCGTCTACGCGGTGACGAGCTCGAGGCTGATCGACAAGGCGGACCTGCCCGCCGCCGACGAGGTCTGGACCGCTGAGCCAGGTCGGCTGGTCATCGTCACCTGCATGCAGCGCCCCGACGGCGCCGCCTCGCTGCAGAACCTGGTCATCTTCGCCTCGCTGGCGGCCTGA
- a CDS encoding SRPBCC family protein — MNTQDATPTLPTTIDESATVVVRREIRVQAPIDLVWRLHADVDGWPSWNADVESARADGPLVPGATFGWTTHGLAVTSTVYAVDAPRRILWGGPAQGITGIHEWTFTADGDATVVRTAESWEGAPVQADAENLRAALDASLAAWLERLRAKAEAKVAKRAAKTRRRRAAKVLAWTSLGLTALFVLAEPWLLVPVLTFALALSLWD; from the coding sequence ATGAACACACAAGACGCCACTCCCACCCTCCCCACCACCATCGACGAGTCCGCCACGGTCGTCGTCCGCCGCGAGATCCGCGTCCAGGCGCCGATCGACCTGGTCTGGCGACTGCACGCCGACGTCGACGGCTGGCCTTCCTGGAACGCCGACGTCGAGTCGGCGCGCGCCGACGGGCCGCTCGTCCCCGGTGCGACCTTCGGGTGGACCACGCACGGCCTCGCGGTCACCTCGACCGTCTACGCGGTCGACGCCCCGCGGCGCATCCTCTGGGGCGGTCCGGCGCAAGGCATCACCGGCATCCACGAGTGGACGTTCACGGCCGACGGCGATGCGACCGTCGTCCGCACCGCCGAGTCGTGGGAGGGCGCCCCCGTCCAGGCCGACGCCGAGAACCTGCGCGCGGCTCTCGACGCCTCCCTCGCCGCGTGGCTCGAGCGCCTGCGGGCCAAGGCCGAGGCGAAGGTGGCCAAGCGCGCGGCCAAGACGCGCCGCCGCCGGGCCGCCAAGGTCCTGGCGTGGACGTCGCTCGGCCTGACCGCCCTCTTCGTGCTGGCCGAGCCCTGGCTGCTCGTCCCCGTCCTCACGTTCGCGCTCGCACTGAGCCTGTGGGACTGA
- a CDS encoding MFS transporter, with protein MDLTVTPAVTPAVTPAVTPAVEESPAHPAPTASRDADARPARGPGRAARMAVLAAAGLTIMAPALIAPSLPAMAAGLGDETLARLALTITSLAIAVGAPLAGALADRIGRRPVLLSGLAVYAVAGSAGLVVPDLGSLLASRAVLGLGVGAVTTAVSTLLTDWFAGPRRATYLGYQQAAASLGGVVLLPLAGLLADVGWRAPFWLYTAAAPIAVLALVAVPRSRWAPALAARPAGGPTSSGAPGPRTAARVTGLYLLALAATGVFYMAPTQLPFLLGGLGGGPGFGPAVVGVAIAGSTLTSLAGSLAFPALRRRLSPTAITLAALVLLGAGWSLIGLADGLGLVVAGLLVGGVGVGLTVPNLNLRLGELAPGGRRGRVLAGLVTGIFLGQFVSPLATAPLVVALGPDGAFTAAGLLTTAGAAVVAPFLLRPHRGR; from the coding sequence ATGGACCTGACCGTGACGCCGGCCGTGACGCCGGCCGTGACGCCGGCCGTGACGCCAGCCGTGGAAGAGTCCCCGGCACACCCCGCGCCGACCGCGTCCCGCGACGCGGACGCCCGCCCGGCACGGGGTCCCGGACGTGCCGCCCGGATGGCGGTCCTCGCGGCCGCCGGACTGACGATCATGGCCCCGGCCCTCATCGCCCCGAGCCTTCCGGCGATGGCCGCAGGGCTCGGGGACGAGACCCTCGCCCGGCTCGCGCTGACCATCACGTCGCTGGCCATCGCCGTCGGCGCACCTCTCGCGGGCGCGCTCGCCGACCGGATCGGACGCCGCCCTGTCCTGCTCAGCGGGCTCGCGGTGTATGCGGTGGCCGGGTCGGCCGGGCTCGTGGTGCCGGACCTGGGCTCGCTGCTCGCCTCCCGGGCGGTGCTCGGCCTCGGCGTCGGCGCGGTCACGACGGCGGTCAGCACCCTCCTCACGGACTGGTTCGCCGGCCCGCGGCGGGCCACCTACCTCGGCTATCAGCAGGCGGCGGCCAGCCTCGGCGGGGTGGTGCTCCTGCCGCTCGCCGGGCTGCTCGCCGACGTCGGGTGGCGTGCCCCGTTCTGGCTCTACACCGCTGCGGCGCCGATCGCCGTCCTGGCCCTCGTCGCGGTCCCGCGGTCGCGGTGGGCCCCTGCCCTCGCTGCGCGACCGGCGGGAGGCCCGACGTCGTCCGGCGCGCCGGGGCCACGCACCGCCGCCCGCGTGACGGGGCTGTACCTGCTCGCCCTCGCGGCGACCGGCGTGTTCTACATGGCTCCGACGCAGCTTCCGTTCCTGCTGGGCGGACTGGGCGGCGGGCCGGGCTTCGGGCCGGCCGTCGTGGGCGTCGCGATCGCCGGGTCGACGCTGACGAGCCTGGCCGGCTCGCTCGCCTTCCCCGCGCTGCGTCGGCGCCTGTCGCCCACGGCCATCACCCTGGCCGCGCTCGTCCTGCTGGGAGCGGGCTGGTCGCTGATCGGCCTGGCCGACGGGCTCGGGCTGGTCGTCGCAGGGCTCCTCGTCGGCGGGGTCGGCGTCGGGCTCACCGTGCCGAACCTCAACCTGCGCCTCGGCGAGCTCGCCCCGGGCGGACGTCGCGGCCGGGTGCTCGCCGGGCTCGTGACCGGCATCTTCCTCGGGCAGTTCGTGTCACCGCTGGCGACCGCGCCGCTCGTGGTCGCCCTCGGGCCCGACGGCGCCTTCACCGCCGCGGGACTCCTCACCACCGCCGGCGCGGCCGTCGTCGCGCCGTTCCTCCTCCGGCCGCACCGCGGCCGCTGA
- a CDS encoding DUF2188 domain-containing protein — translation MEGRMSKQSDRHVVPNPSGGWDVRAPGASRASAHTDTQAQARDRARQIAGNAGGGEVRIHRRDGRIRDSDTVAPGNDPNPPRDKR, via the coding sequence ATGGAGGGCCGGATGAGCAAGCAGAGCGATCGGCACGTGGTCCCGAACCCGAGCGGCGGGTGGGACGTGAGGGCGCCTGGCGCATCTCGCGCCAGTGCGCACACAGACACGCAGGCGCAGGCCCGGGATCGCGCCCGACAGATCGCCGGCAACGCTGGCGGTGGCGAGGTGCGGATCCACAGACGAGACGGCCGGATCCGAGACTCCGACACCGTGGCGCCCGGGAATGACCCCAACCCGCCTCGGGACAAGCGGTAG
- a CDS encoding LysR family transcriptional regulator has translation MDVDLRKLRYFVAVAQTASMRAAADQLFVAQPVLTRQLRALEQELGVRLLDRSHLGTTLTPAGEQVLEDALPLLRAADALERRASRAREDRRLLTIGFMPGLMVTAMVSRFCDTHPGWDADVVRTSFIDQVTVLHEGTADVAFVRYPLDEAGLVVTPLAEEPRVVALRHDHPYADHERIDVRELQDEPLLDSPDLVPGWAGDFLPTSRPGVTTRSMEEKLEHVAARRGIAIVGASVAGMYPRPEVVYRPLDGVPDARVGLASVAYRTAPEIAAFRRIALEVAVPTLGGSFRAWRASTDARPAEHEPAEAPDTRQVSPGLGRS, from the coding sequence ATGGACGTCGACCTGCGGAAGCTGCGCTACTTCGTCGCCGTGGCCCAGACCGCCTCGATGCGCGCGGCGGCGGACCAGCTCTTCGTAGCTCAGCCCGTGCTCACGCGGCAGTTGCGCGCGCTGGAGCAGGAGCTCGGCGTCCGCCTGCTCGACAGGTCCCACCTGGGCACCACGCTGACCCCGGCCGGTGAGCAGGTGCTTGAGGACGCGCTGCCGCTGCTGCGAGCCGCCGACGCCCTCGAGCGCCGTGCCTCCCGGGCGCGCGAGGACCGGAGGCTGCTCACGATCGGGTTCATGCCGGGGCTGATGGTCACGGCCATGGTGTCCCGGTTCTGCGACACCCACCCGGGCTGGGACGCCGACGTCGTGCGCACCTCGTTCATCGACCAGGTCACGGTGCTGCACGAGGGCACGGCCGACGTCGCGTTCGTGCGCTACCCGCTCGACGAGGCCGGACTCGTGGTGACACCGCTGGCCGAGGAGCCCCGGGTGGTCGCGCTGCGGCACGACCACCCGTACGCCGATCACGAGCGGATCGACGTGCGGGAACTCCAGGACGAGCCGCTGCTGGACTCCCCGGATCTCGTGCCCGGCTGGGCCGGCGACTTCCTGCCCACGAGCCGGCCGGGGGTGACGACACGCTCGATGGAGGAGAAGCTCGAGCACGTCGCCGCGCGCCGGGGCATCGCCATCGTCGGCGCGTCGGTGGCGGGGATGTACCCACGGCCCGAGGTGGTGTATCGCCCGCTCGACGGTGTGCCGGACGCCCGCGTGGGCCTGGCGTCCGTCGCCTACCGGACCGCCCCCGAGATCGCGGCCTTCCGGCGGATCGCCCTGGAGGTGGCGGTGCCCACGCTCGGCGGCAGCTTCCGGGCCTGGCGTGCGAGCACGGACGCGCGCCCCGCCGAGCACGAGCCCGCCGAAGCGCCTGATACCCGGCAGGTATCACCAGGGCTGGGCAGGTCGTAG
- a CDS encoding cation diffusion facilitator family transporter produces the protein MTHDHGHAVPGAGTDQRRRLAVAFAITAAILVAQAVGALITGSLALLVDTAHVLTDVAGLGMALAAASLSLRPPTPRRTWGLLRVEVLAAGAQAGVLLVVGIYVLAEGAGRLFDPPEVPSRELIVFGAVGLVGNIASLLVLRAGRAASYNTRAAFLEVVNDALGSVGVIVAAVVIATTGWQRADAVAGLLIGILILPRAGRLLVETGNVLLESTPPGLDLSEVRARLLAMNHVEGVHDLHASLVATGLPVLSAHVVVSPECFRDGHAPQILDRLQDCVATEFGVAVEHSTFQLEPAGHAGHEPPSHT, from the coding sequence GTGACCCACGACCACGGCCACGCAGTCCCGGGCGCAGGAACCGACCAACGACGTCGCCTCGCGGTCGCGTTCGCGATCACCGCCGCAATCCTGGTCGCGCAAGCCGTCGGCGCCCTGATCACGGGCTCGCTCGCCCTCCTGGTCGACACCGCGCACGTGCTCACCGACGTCGCGGGGCTCGGCATGGCACTTGCCGCCGCGTCACTCTCGCTGCGTCCACCGACGCCGCGGCGCACGTGGGGGCTGCTGCGCGTCGAGGTGCTCGCGGCGGGCGCGCAGGCGGGGGTGCTGCTCGTCGTCGGGATCTATGTGCTCGCCGAGGGCGCGGGCCGGCTGTTCGACCCACCCGAGGTGCCGTCGCGCGAACTGATCGTGTTCGGCGCCGTCGGCCTGGTCGGCAACATCGCCTCGCTGCTCGTGCTCCGGGCGGGGCGCGCGGCGTCGTACAACACGCGCGCCGCGTTCCTCGAGGTCGTCAACGACGCGCTGGGGTCGGTCGGGGTGATCGTCGCGGCCGTCGTCATCGCGACGACCGGCTGGCAGCGCGCCGACGCCGTCGCGGGCCTGCTCATCGGGATCCTCATCCTGCCGCGCGCGGGGCGGTTGCTCGTGGAGACGGGCAACGTGCTGCTCGAGTCGACCCCGCCCGGCCTCGACCTGAGCGAGGTGCGCGCACGCCTGCTCGCGATGAACCACGTCGAGGGCGTGCACGATCTGCACGCCTCGCTTGTCGCGACCGGCCTTCCGGTGCTGTCGGCCCACGTCGTCGTGTCGCCGGAGTGCTTCCGCGACGGGCACGCCCCGCAGATCCTCGACCGGCTCCAGGACTGCGTCGCGACCGAGTTCGGCGTCGCCGTCGAGCACTCCACGTTCCAGCTCGAGCCCGCAGGCCACGCCGGGCACGAACCGCCTTCGCACACCTGA
- a CDS encoding CAP domain-containing protein produces MLDLTNARRAQAGCPAVTVDPRLTAAMRLHTQDMAANGYFDHQSLDGRSFADRVRAQGYDSPGGEILYLGPGPAANAVDGWMRSDGHRRIMLDCSLVEVGVGVTDGVWGEVFGRGDG; encoded by the coding sequence GTGCTCGACCTGACGAACGCCCGGCGAGCCCAGGCGGGCTGTCCGGCCGTCACGGTCGACCCGCGCCTCACGGCGGCCATGCGCCTGCACACTCAGGACATGGCAGCCAACGGCTACTTCGACCACCAGAGCCTGGACGGCAGGAGCTTCGCCGACCGGGTCCGCGCCCAGGGGTACGACAGCCCGGGCGGCGAGATCCTGTACCTCGGCCCTGGACCGGCGGCAAACGCCGTCGACGGATGGATGCGGTCCGACGGGCACCGGCGCATCATGCTCGACTGCTCCCTCGTCGAGGTGGGCGTCGGCGTGACGGACGGCGTGTGGGGCGAGGTCTTCGGGCGCGGCGACGGCTGA
- a CDS encoding helix-turn-helix transcriptional regulator: protein MTRRPTGTIYPLLDRLEREGFVVSRWDLGSARPGPPRRMYELTASGTRWARMKLGRESEVASGNGEV from the coding sequence TTGACGCGGAGGCCGACGGGCACGATCTATCCGCTGCTCGACAGGCTTGAACGGGAGGGGTTCGTCGTGTCGAGATGGGACCTGGGCTCTGCTCGTCCTGGACCTCCGCGCCGGATGTATGAGCTGACGGCCTCAGGGACACGGTGGGCGCGAATGAAGCTGGGCCGGGAGTCCGAGGTCGCGAGTGGCAATGGGGAGGTTTGA
- a CDS encoding Dabb family protein produces MIVHGNRFTIKPGVTAEQLEEALESLRTQGRVIPSVRSFVVGRDHGGEYEWGATFVIDDLDGYWEYLIHPAHRNTDRVGLPLVDTFASFDITDDDDPAMGAKIAALHQRRYDSDATLTQLVSDLGEYTGSAAPGPHGH; encoded by the coding sequence ATGATCGTCCACGGCAACCGCTTCACCATCAAGCCCGGCGTCACCGCCGAACAGCTCGAGGAGGCGCTCGAGAGCCTGCGCACCCAGGGCCGCGTCATCCCCTCCGTCCGCTCCTTCGTCGTCGGCCGCGACCACGGCGGGGAGTACGAGTGGGGCGCGACCTTCGTGATCGACGACCTCGACGGCTACTGGGAATACCTCATCCACCCCGCACACCGGAACACCGACCGAGTCGGCCTGCCGCTCGTCGACACGTTCGCGTCGTTCGACATCACCGACGACGACGACCCCGCGATGGGCGCCAAGATCGCCGCGCTGCACCAGCGGCGCTACGACAGCGACGCGACGCTGACACAGCTCGTGTCCGACCTCGGCGAGTACACCGGCAGCGCCGCGCCGGGTCCGCACGGCCACTGA
- a CDS encoding RNA polymerase sigma factor, translated as MNSTSLDLSDAELIAAVRRGDPDGEAFRTLFDRHWRVVRAVARLYGAGSDCDDAAQEAMLRVFEAIELGGGPDVAFRAYALTTVRNVAVSWSRRARAAPAGDATDVESVALERRFERGVDDAVADRSLLADAFSTVPARYQEVLWYTVVEGRTPQELAAHYGLAPNGVAVLAARARESLRRAWLTVHLGAPDVPDGCRAVMGVMVRRQRGDSLTPGVRARLERHLESCQRCREAALAVQHLARRLPAAVGPLAAVWALLLPGSAITAAHWCWPMLMVKAKAVVAAIVAMLAGLGVAMGFWTAHRGTALRLFPEEQVAATPAAVSLPLRRAPRPEMPLAFLCSPRYRPRHRLPLHRIPLHRLPRLPLAPCPRRLRRRPLVGPPSPPRRCCAGRYRHDGRPPHWAGSTTAGVTSSQSLEHPTGSSARRVTDSSPHRCESRPRASSARSGPT; from the coding sequence GTGAACAGCACGAGTCTGGACCTCAGTGACGCCGAACTGATCGCCGCCGTCCGCCGCGGCGATCCCGACGGCGAGGCGTTCCGTACGCTCTTCGATCGGCACTGGCGCGTGGTACGCGCCGTCGCGCGACTTTACGGCGCAGGCTCCGACTGTGACGACGCAGCCCAGGAGGCCATGTTGAGGGTCTTCGAGGCGATCGAGCTCGGGGGCGGCCCGGATGTTGCCTTCCGCGCATACGCCTTGACCACGGTTCGCAACGTCGCCGTCTCGTGGTCACGCAGGGCGAGGGCCGCTCCGGCGGGCGACGCGACCGACGTCGAGTCCGTCGCCCTCGAGCGGCGCTTCGAGCGTGGCGTGGACGACGCCGTTGCCGACCGCTCGCTGCTCGCCGACGCGTTCAGCACGGTGCCCGCCCGGTACCAGGAGGTGCTCTGGTACACCGTTGTCGAGGGCCGCACACCCCAGGAACTGGCCGCGCACTACGGGCTGGCGCCCAACGGCGTGGCCGTGCTTGCGGCTCGGGCACGGGAGAGCCTGCGCCGAGCCTGGCTGACGGTCCACCTGGGCGCGCCCGACGTCCCGGACGGGTGCCGTGCCGTGATGGGCGTGATGGTCCGCCGCCAGCGCGGCGACTCCCTGACCCCCGGCGTCCGGGCTCGCCTGGAGCGGCACCTGGAGTCGTGTCAGCGCTGCCGGGAGGCGGCTCTGGCCGTGCAGCACCTGGCTCGCAGGCTCCCCGCGGCCGTCGGCCCTCTCGCTGCGGTGTGGGCTCTTCTGCTCCCAGGGTCCGCGATCACAGCGGCCCACTGGTGCTGGCCGATGCTGATGGTGAAGGCCAAAGCGGTCGTCGCGGCGATCGTCGCGATGCTCGCCGGGCTCGGCGTCGCGATGGGGTTCTGGACGGCGCATCGCGGCACCGCGCTGCGCCTCTTCCCCGAGGAGCAGGTCGCAGCCACCCCGGCCGCCGTCTCCCTCCCCCTCCGCCGCGCCCCGCGCCCAGAAATGCCGCTGGCGTTCCTCTGCTCTCCCCGGTACCGTCCCCGGCACCGCCTCCCACTGCACCGCATCCCCTTGCACCGCCTCCCCCGGCTGCCGCTCGCGCCGTGCCCGCGGCGGCTGCGACGTCGGCCGCTGGTCGGCCCTCCGAGCCCACCCCGCCGGTGCTGCGCGGGCCGCTACCGGCACGACGGTCGGCCCCCGCACTGGGCTGGCTCGACGACGGCGGGAGTGACGTCGTCCCAGTCGCTGGAGCACCCGACCGGTTCGTCGGCGCGACGCGTGACGGACAGTTCGCCTCACCGCTGCGAATCCCGCCCGAGGGCGAGCAGCGCGCGATCTGGCCCGACCTGA
- a CDS encoding SDR family oxidoreductase — MSLSTSHKVVVIGGTSGLGLATAQAVAAKGAAVVVASRNPAGVDAALRELPPTATGHAVDASDPVAVAAFLDAVGPFDHLVYTAGENFAATTLDGYTAEAGARFLGLRLVHMLDVVRQAVPYLREGGTITLTAGTAAFKGGPGWFLGAAVSGAVVAAVRSLAVELAPLRVNAVAPGVVRSPLWAGMPEADRELMYEVTGKSLPLGRVGEPEDVAREYVHLIEQDYATGVVSVVDGGTVLV, encoded by the coding sequence ATGTCATTGAGCACGTCTCACAAGGTCGTCGTGATCGGCGGGACCAGCGGGCTCGGCCTCGCCACAGCGCAGGCCGTCGCCGCGAAGGGTGCGGCCGTCGTGGTCGCGTCACGCAACCCTGCCGGCGTCGACGCCGCCCTGCGCGAACTGCCACCCACGGCTACTGGGCACGCCGTCGACGCATCCGACCCCGTCGCGGTCGCTGCGTTCCTCGACGCCGTCGGCCCGTTCGACCACCTCGTCTACACCGCGGGGGAGAACTTCGCGGCGACCACGCTCGACGGCTACACGGCCGAGGCGGGGGCCCGGTTCCTCGGGCTGCGGCTCGTCCACATGCTCGACGTCGTGCGCCAGGCCGTTCCGTACCTGCGCGAGGGTGGCACGATCACGCTGACCGCCGGCACCGCAGCGTTCAAGGGCGGCCCGGGCTGGTTCCTCGGCGCGGCCGTCTCCGGGGCGGTCGTCGCGGCCGTCAGGTCGCTGGCCGTGGAACTCGCCCCGCTGAGGGTCAACGCCGTGGCCCCCGGCGTGGTGCGCAGCCCCCTGTGGGCCGGGATGCCCGAGGCCGACCGCGAACTCATGTACGAGGTCACGGGCAAGTCGCTGCCGCTCGGCCGCGTCGGGGAGCCCGAGGACGTCGCCCGGGAGTACGTCCACCTCATCGAGCAGGACTACGCGACCGGCGTGGTCAGCGTCGTCGACGGGGGAACGGTGCTCGTCTGA
- a CDS encoding cation diffusion facilitator family transporter — MTAAAVPDARRTTLHRRVRWIVAATIAYNVVEAAVALGAGHVASSTALVGFGLDSVIEVASAAAVAWQFTRRDPERWERATVKVIAIVFFALAAYITVEAVLHLTGHGDDVAHSPLGIGIAVASLVVMPGLAWIEHRTGRELGSRSVMADAKQLLLCVYLSATVLVGLLANSVFGWQWADSLAALVVAGLAAREGIEAWGGEVESAVGVLNDLEDGPEDGPGDGPVDGFEEGHVFAPHDDGSNR, encoded by the coding sequence ATGACCGCCGCAGCCGTGCCCGACGCCCGCCGCACCACACTGCACCGGCGCGTGCGCTGGATCGTCGCGGCGACCATCGCGTACAACGTCGTCGAGGCTGCGGTCGCGCTCGGCGCCGGGCACGTCGCGTCGTCGACGGCGCTCGTGGGGTTCGGCCTGGACTCGGTCATCGAGGTCGCGTCGGCCGCCGCCGTCGCCTGGCAGTTCACGCGGCGCGACCCAGAGCGCTGGGAGCGCGCCACGGTCAAGGTCATCGCGATCGTGTTCTTCGCGCTGGCCGCGTACATCACCGTCGAGGCGGTGCTGCACCTCACCGGCCACGGCGACGACGTCGCACACTCCCCGCTCGGTATCGGCATCGCCGTCGCCTCGCTGGTCGTCATGCCGGGGCTCGCCTGGATCGAGCACCGCACCGGACGCGAGCTCGGTTCCCGGTCGGTCATGGCCGACGCGAAGCAGCTCCTCCTGTGCGTCTACCTGTCGGCGACGGTGCTGGTCGGGTTGCTCGCGAACAGCGTCTTCGGGTGGCAGTGGGCCGACTCGCTGGCGGCCCTCGTCGTCGCCGGGCTCGCGGCACGCGAGGGCATCGAAGCGTGGGGCGGGGAGGTGGAGTCAGCCGTCGGCGTGCTGAACGACCTCGAAGACGGGCCCGAAGACGGGCCCGGGGACGGACCCGTGGACGGATTCGAGGAGGGGCACGTGTTCGCTCCGCACGACGACGGATCGAACCGCTGA
- a CDS encoding DUF2599 domain-containing protein, whose amino-acid sequence MFAGSAVAAEGADGLSLTTAPAVIGVGDAQGFTLMVEDYNDSNVSDASCVTPGLHMEAYMRTRNVSLTTAVLVSALALSGVGTAHADELPATSDGIAEVVAAATPPDVAGDEASAVAKPGGSYASEGTDVQVAIPRTTDGEVNATAQTESGPVSVSVGVVADESVRGALASDGSVVYAGQGSTDATVQPTEDGMRIHTVISDASAPTRFVHDVTLSPGLRLVMMSDIPVDNAEGALMHEAGEPSGVLFLDAEDHVVGGFSSPWAKDANGMDVPTHYEIQDGALVQYVDHMGSDVAYPVVADPYLGFSLISSASWTKYAEGRTLKVTPTGWSRANAGSYLAGVSGWDELYSKYKNSGLNTNLDGMRDQYICHQQIVALRSPGKSTWNLDEWRPDVSYVQTVNSSCNPGGAKWFD is encoded by the coding sequence ATGTTCGCCGGGTCGGCGGTCGCCGCCGAAGGCGCAGACGGGCTGTCGCTGACCACAGCGCCTGCCGTGATCGGCGTCGGCGACGCACAGGGATTCACGCTCATGGTCGAGGACTACAACGACTCGAACGTGTCCGACGCATCGTGCGTCACACCCGGATTGCATATGGAGGCATACATGCGAACCCGCAACGTTTCGCTAACAACAGCAGTTCTGGTCAGTGCCCTGGCACTGTCCGGCGTCGGTACCGCCCACGCGGACGAGCTCCCGGCGACATCGGACGGTATCGCGGAGGTTGTGGCCGCCGCGACACCGCCTGATGTCGCCGGGGACGAAGCCAGCGCAGTGGCTAAGCCGGGCGGGTCGTACGCGAGCGAGGGCACGGACGTCCAGGTCGCGATTCCTAGGACGACTGACGGCGAGGTGAATGCAACGGCGCAGACGGAGTCAGGGCCGGTATCTGTGAGCGTGGGCGTGGTGGCGGATGAATCCGTGCGTGGAGCCCTTGCGTCGGATGGCAGCGTCGTCTACGCCGGGCAGGGGTCCACGGACGCAACGGTTCAGCCCACGGAGGACGGGATGCGCATCCACACCGTGATCTCGGATGCGTCGGCCCCGACGCGGTTCGTGCACGACGTGACCCTGTCGCCCGGGTTGCGCCTGGTGATGATGAGCGACATCCCAGTCGACAACGCCGAAGGTGCACTCATGCACGAGGCGGGCGAGCCGAGCGGCGTTCTGTTTCTCGACGCCGAGGATCACGTGGTGGGTGGGTTCTCGTCTCCGTGGGCCAAGGACGCAAACGGGATGGACGTGCCCACCCACTACGAGATTCAAGACGGCGCCCTCGTCCAGTACGTCGACCACATGGGCTCCGATGTCGCATACCCGGTAGTTGCTGACCCGTATCTTGGGTTCTCTCTGATCAGCAGCGCCTCGTGGACGAAGTATGCGGAGGGAAGGACTCTCAAGGTGACACCCACCGGGTGGTCGCGCGCCAATGCGGGCAGCTACCTGGCGGGTGTTTCCGGCTGGGACGAGCTGTACTCGAAGTACAAGAACAGTGGGTTGAACACGAACCTAGATGGAATGCGCGACCAGTACATCTGCCACCAACAGATTGTAGCGCTCCGGTCACCAGGTAAGTCGACCTGGAACCTGGACGAATGGCGCCCCGACGTCAGCTACGTGCAGACCGTCAACTCATCCTGCAATCCGGGGGGAGCCAAGTGGTTCGACTGA